A region from the Fusarium musae strain F31 chromosome 1, whole genome shotgun sequence genome encodes:
- a CDS encoding hypothetical protein (EggNog:ENOG41) → MKSVCDSRLGAARLDLWGGRSVIWDTPSPPPAAKMQFFTASGKSMLCNVRLRTLDLRSTRGLTFFYIRSSLRAIHSHTSRFPTALTTYARLSELDRRDVVWVHVPIAPNDRIIGLGIRTSGMEDDFTSPSVLRNAIWVRGWGPEVECSSGTDEHHHNDSGEHMVCVPIKEYLDCHWDDRWTRLEIQEHAPEAVAAIMQVDMNGRNPLEFTV, encoded by the exons ATGAAGAGTGTGTGTGATTCCAGG CTTGGGGCAGCTCGTCTCGATCTTTGGGGTGGCAGGTCAGTCATTTGGGATACACCGAGTCCTCCTCCAGCAGCTAAGATGCAATTCTTCACCGCGAGTGGTAAATCGATGTTATGCAATGTGCGTCTACGCACACTGGACTTGCGCAGCACCAGGGGCCTCACCTTCTTCTACATTAGGTCTTCTCTACGGGCTATTCATTCTCACACGTCTCGCTTCCCCACTGCGTTGACGACATACGCTCGTTTGTCTGAACTCGATCGAAGGGATGTGGTTTGGGTACATGTCCCCATCGCACCCAATGATCGGATTATCGGATTAGGTATACGGACAAGTGGCATGGAAGATGATTTCACTTCACCTTCTGTTCTG AGGAATGCTATTTGGGTACGAGGATGGGGCCCAGAGGTTGAATGCTCCAGCGGCACAGACGAGCATCATCACAACGACAGTGGTGAGCATATGGTCTGCGTACCCATCAAAGAATACCTCGATTGCCACTGGGATGACCGATGGACTCGACTGGAGATACAGGAGCATGCCCCTGAAGCGGTTGCGGCAATAATGCAAGTGGATATGAACGGCAGAAATCCCCTCGAATTCACGGTATAA
- a CDS encoding hypothetical protein (BUSCO:EOG09261O4Y), producing MPSAQDPIVAVPVNGAVNGTTNGTNGDSHSRPHTPMTGMALTEYSANPSTPSEEKRARIKEIVPDEYLLPTGYPDYLRLIASATSRVYEACKVTPLTHAINLSNRLECNVLLKREDEQPVFSFKLRGAYNKMAHLDPKKSWKGVVCCSAGNHAQGVAFSARKLKIPATIVMPEATPSIKHLNVARLGGHVVLHGADFDAAKEECARREVQDGLINIPPFDDPYVIAGQGTIGNELFGQVNMAKVEAIFCGVGGGGLIAGIGLYVKRMAPHVKIIGVEAHDANAMAQSLKAGERVLLKEVGLFADGAAVKIPGEETFRICKEVIDDVVEVTTDEICAAIKDMYDDTRSGLEPAGALSIAGLKKYVSQNPSNDSKRNLIAITSGANMNFDRLRFVAERATMGEGKEALLAVQIPEQPGAFSELINNIMPHAVTEFTYRYSTDEVANILIGVSLTAPAHQRSEELRSLMDRIQSNNMNVTDLSQDELAKSHIRYLVGGRSGVPNERLYMFTFPERPGALEKFLVTLRPKFNISLFQYRNYGGDVGKIVTGILCPDDEVPELESFLRKIGYPYEDCTNSQVFKTFLRT from the exons ATGCCTTCAGCTCAAGATCCCATCGTTGCGGTGCCTGTCAACGGCGCCGTGAATGGCACTACCAATGGCACAAACGGTGACTCTCATTCTCGGCCGCATACGCCGATGACCGGAATGGCCTTGACAGAGTACAGCGCCAATCCGTCTACACCGTCGGAAGAGAAGCGGGCGCGCATTAAGGAGATTGTGCCTGACGAGTATCTCCTCCCTACAGGATACCCAGAT TACCTTCGTCTTATCGCCAGCGCCACATCCCGAGTCTACGAGGCCTGCAAGGTCACTCCCCTCACACACGccatcaacctcagcaaccGACTCGAATGCAATGTCCTCCTCAAGCGTGAAGACGAGCAACCCGTATTCAGCTTCAAGCTGCGCGGCGCTTACAACAAGATGGCCCATCTCGACCCAAAGAAGAGCTGGAAAGGTGTTGTGTGCTGTTCAGCCGGTAACCACGCTCAGGGCGTTGCTTTTTCGGCacgcaagctcaagatccCTGCGACCATTGTCATGCCCGAAGCGACTCCTAGTATCAAGCACTTGAATGTTGCTCGTTTGGGCGGCCATGTTGTGTTGCATGGCGCTGATTTCGATGCGGCCAAGGAGGAGTGCGCGAGAAGAGAGGTGCAAGATGGTCTTATCAACATCCCTCCCTTCGACGATCCGTATGTTATCGCTGGTCAGGGAACCATTGGAAACGAATTGTTTGGCCAggtcaacatggccaaggtGGAGGCCATCTTCTGCGGtgtcggcggtggtggtctcATTGCCGGAATTGGTCTGTATGTCAAGCGCATGGCTCCTCACGTCAAGATTATCGGCGTCGAGGCCCACGATGCCAATGCCATGGCGCAGTCCTTGAAGGCGGGAGAGAGGGTATTGCTCAAGGAGGTCGGCCTGTTCGCAGATGGTGCTGCCGTCAAGATTCCTGGCGAGGAGACATTCCGCATCTGCAAGGAGGTTATCGACGACGTTGTTGAAGTCACGACCGACGAGATCTGCGCCGCTATCAAGGACATGTACGACGACACCCGATCTGGCCTCGAGCCCGCTGGAGCCCTCTCCATCGCCGGTCTCAAGAAATATGTCTCCCAAAACCCCTCAAACGACTCGAAGCGAAACCTCATTGCCATCACATCAGGCGCCAACATGAACTTTGACCGTCTGAGATTTGTCGCTGAGCGTGCCACCATGGGTGAGGGTAAGGAGGCTTTGCTTGCCGTGCAGATTCCCGAGCAGCCTGGAGCATTCTCtgagctcatcaacaacatcatgccCCATGCCGTTACCGAGTTCACCTACCGATACTCGACAGACGAGGTCGCCAACATCCTCATCGGTGTGTCTCTGACCGCTCCCGCCCACCAGCGATCAGAGGAACTCCGCTCTCTCATGGACcgcatccaatccaataaCATGAACGTGACCGATCTATCACAAGATGAACTCGCAAAGAGTCACATTCGATACCTCGTCGGTGGTCGATCCGGCGTTCCCAATGAGCGACTATACATGTTCACCTTCCCCGAGAGACCGGGAGCTCTCGAGAAGTTCCTCGTGACACTTCGACCCAAGTTCAACATCAGCCTGTTCCAGTACCGTAACTACGGCGGTGACGTGGGCAAGATTGTTACTGGCATCTTGTGTCCTGACGACGAGGTTCCTGAGCTGGAGTCATTTTTGCGCAAGATCGGATACCCCTATGAAGACTGCACCAATTCGCAGGTATTCAAGACATTCCTGCGAACTTAG
- a CDS encoding hypothetical protein (EggNog:ENOG41) → MGLIGLAICAIMSATDSSKQQPRSSGCCGSRKQQAYLMQQPQLMGPNPDYMVMNSGRSSCHQRKTERRYQKKMQRAERMQLRAEQRAERDYQRAERRQAGVAMVKSGAQRVGMIGSSSSQNVRETRDFHEEPNNGVYEMDAMNQRHVEKDAPPAYDDVVRK, encoded by the coding sequence ATGGGTCTCATCGGTCTTGCAATCTGCGCCATCATGAGCGCTACAGACTCCTCAAAACAACAGCCTCGCTCAAGCGGGTGCTGTGGAAGTCGAAAACAACAAGCCTATCTCATgcaacaacctcaactcaTGGGTCCCAACCCGGATTACATGGTCATGAACAGTGGTCGATCTTCATGCCACCAACGCAAGACGGAGCGTCGATATCAGAAAAAGATGCAGCGTGCTGAGCGTATGCAACTCCGAGCCGAACAGCGAGCAGAGAGAGATTATCAACGAGCCGAGAGACGACAAGCGGGTGTTGCAATGGTCAAGTCAGGAGCACAGAGAGTTGGCATGATTGGTAGCAGCTCAAGTCAGAATGTTCGTGAAACAAGGGACTTTCATGAGGAGCCTAACAATGGTGTCTACGAGATGGATGCCATGAACCAACGACATGTTGAAAAGGACGCACCGCCTGCATACGACGATGTGGTGAGGAAGTAA